The genomic window AATATCTATTGGAGTATTTTTAATTTTTTGGATGCCAATAGCCTTGACGTGGAAAATTCCGTCACTCGTTTTAGCCTCTAGAATAAGACCCGGTAAACCGTATAGTTTCCACGGGCCATCATTAACCGGTAGTTCCTGGGTAAAATAGGCGTCATATTCTCTTCCCCTGAATTTTGTTGTTGCCTTATGACATGGATAACCCAATACCCGACAGGTGTCACTACCAATCACCCATTGCTGTGGTAACAAATCTTCTGATAAAAAAATTGAAATATCTTCTCCATTCGCCTGATTTTGATCTAATGTATAAACTCGGTTTTGTTCACGGTTTTTGTAAGTTTTGGTTGAAATATAATTATCCAATTTGAAAACATTGTGTTGATATTCATTTTTTCCTATAATTATATTTTCCAGATCATCGGATCGAGTGTACTCTATGGAAAGAGACTTAATCTGCTCAGGCTTTATAAACTTATCGATTGTTTTATTCGGCACTGTCATGTCATAAAATACAGACAACCTATCGCCTATATCCAGTGCCATTGTATCTGCTCTCGAAAGACTCTTATTTAAGTAATTATTTTGACTAAAATCATACACAACACGTAAACGTGCTGTATCCCCATCGATTTTGACATCCGTGTTTTGGGCATTACCATTTGTTATAAATGCAAATGCCACAGCAATTTCAAATACTCGTATTTTCATATTAATATTTTCCTCCTTTCCTTTGGGACCACTCATCTATGGTGGCAGTTTTATATCTCAAATAAATAAATATTGAAAAATGTAATTGTTCTGTATAGAGAACTTAGATTACCGTTTTAATTTGATGATTCTTAATCTTATGATCTTTTAAAGGTCATATTAATGCTGTGATTTTACTGCTATTATAGCTATAAAGAGTAAGGAACGAACCCTCACTCTTTATAATTCTAGTTATAACTTAGAACACTTAAAGTTGGACACATCCACACTTATTAAAAATTCTCGGAATTTTTCGGCAGACACCGCCTAGTCCATTATCTGTCAAACAAGCACCATAGCATAGAGTTGCATCAGGGTCACACGAAAGGGAGCCACTTCCACCAACAATCTGTTTCATTTCACTGTCTTCCAACACAACTACTTCTTGCAATTCGATTTTTTTTAACTTTTTCATAAGCATAAAAATTTAAAATTATTAATTACACCTGTTGCCTTCTTATATATGCAACAAGCTTTTCATATCTCAATATCGGAGAAAAAATGCAGATCTTCAATTTTAAAATTCTCTGGCAACTTATAACCGTTCACCAAGATTGTGGGAGTTGCCCTTAGACCCGATTTTTCCTTCCATTGCTCATGCCTGGCAAATTCATTGGCTATATTTGGTTCTTCTATCTTCACAGGGTGCTTTTGAAAAATGGTTTCTTTATCATATTTTCCCTTTTCAAACCATTCATTATAAATTGTTTTAAACTCATCGTTTTTTTGCCGGTAAACCCCAATAAGAAATTGATTGGATATGTCCAATTCCTTATGGAAAGATGAAAAAATATATTGCACGCAAAGGTTTTCATTTTTATTTAACAAATCATTCACTCTTTTATGCATTCTAGCACACGGATTACAATGGGGGTTTGTAAATATTGTTATCAAAAATTTAGAATTTAGGTTACCTAATAGAATGGACGATGTCTCTCTTGTTACAACATAATAAGGTTGTTTTTTCAATAGTGATTTAAAAACGTCTTCATCGGCCTTGATGTTGTTTATTTCATAGTTTATATTTTCAACTTGTAAACTTTTCATCAGAATTGATAAAACCAAATTGGTGCACAATATAAAAAGCAAATATGATAATCCCGTAATGGACAATTCCGACATTGACAGG from Candidatus Margulisiibacteriota bacterium includes these protein-coding regions:
- a CDS encoding TIGR04149 family rSAM-modified RiPP is translated as MKKLKKIELQEVVVLEDSEMKQIVGGSGSLSCDPDATLCYGACLTDNGLGGVCRKIPRIFNKCGCVQL
- a CDS encoding GLPGLI family protein, yielding MKIRVFEIAVAFAFITNGNAQNTDVKIDGDTARLRVVYDFSQNNYLNKSLSRADTMALDIGDRLSVFYDMTVPNKTIDKFIKPEQIKSLSIEYTRSDDLENIIIGKNEYQHNVFKLDNYISTKTYKNREQNRVYTLDQNQANGEDISIFLSEDLLPQQWVIGSDTCRVLGYPCHKATTKFRGREYDAYFTQELPVNDGPWKLYGLPGLILEAKTSDGIFHVKAIGIQKIKNTPIDISYGKNTEICKELNQFYKFIRNKRNSYLIEDKGNVIIYEKPLSKDIIFMEEENKD